In Leptospira harrisiae, a genomic segment contains:
- the rpoC gene encoding DNA-directed RNA polymerase subunit beta': MRNYNSFESITIRLASPERIKEWSFGEVKKPETINYRTLKPERDGLFCEKIFGTTKDWECYCGKFKSIRYKGVVCDKCGVEVTHSKVRRERMGHIELAAPVSHIWYYRSVPSRMGLLLDMTINQLKSVLYFEKYVIIDPADSGRNRGELIDEDEYHNYLDEYGDKFIAGIGGDAIKELLARIDVDAEARVIRQKIQDKNKISDKRIFKRLEVLEAFRDSGNRPEWMVLDVVPVIPPELRPMVQLEGGRFATSDLNDLYRRVINRNNRLKRLLALKAPEIIVRNEKRMLQEAVDALFDNSRRKRTVKGKGNRPLKSISDMLKGKQGRFRQNLLGKRVDYSGRSVIVVGPELKYHQMGLPKKMALELFKPFIMKRLVDLELAPNIKSAKKKIEAEDKEVFDVLETVVKEHPVLLNRAPTLHRLGIQAFLPVLVEGKAIKLHPLVCHAFNADFDGDQMAIHVPLAPKAQLETWMLMLSPHNILNPANGQPICGPTQDIVLGIYYLTSEVKDAKGEGKFFTGLEEVMYAIETKTVEIRSKISVLHEGKIIETTPGRLIFNQVMPKGYVYINRTLGDKETNKIIADVYEKFGPGMTVVMLDEIKRLGYRYATVFAPTISIDDIRVSPQKEGLVNDANKEVEKADMEYRKGIITNEERRKKVIEIWTKTNDRITDGMFKELEKDQGGFNPVFVMAASGARGSKQQIRQLAGMRGLMAKPSGEIIELAIRSNFREGLGVLEFFISTHGARKGLADTALKTADAGYLTRRLVDISQDVIVSEDDCGTKANITLGIVKEGENVIVSLADRVFGRYTAEDLVDPVSEKVVFPKDTLITRALGQQIENLGYDKIKVRSPLTCRSRHGICTKCYGMDMARLVPAEIGEAVGTIAAQSIGQPGTQLTMRTFHVGGAASATISEREHKVPYRSIVKSINGRLVTNANSAKVFARRGTIIVNRLIQEFNTDSLSSVRVVDGQRLEKGEVFATQVGESTEQRITSDQAGTVSLVGTTLRILGDDFVIPVKIGTILRAEEGQIVEENKALAEFDPFNEVAVSETAGTIQWEDLEIGKNVRRDVDPKTSNIILKVVEQKKDRLVPKVIVGSDGYSVPVDALLQFQNGDKVREGDIIFKIPSIAEKTRDITGGLPRVDELFEARRPKDACTLAEIDGKIEDKGEIVKEKRILYIIPETAEQEKVKVAIPVGKQIRVRQGDFVKRGDQLDEGNFDPHDILAIKGPNALHEYLVSEVQEVYRLQGVHINDKHIEVVVRSMLRKVIITDSGDTSFVNQQQVDKFLFDEENDRVEKEGGSPAQGTPVLLGLTKASLNTESYFSAASFQETTKVLTDAAIKGKTDNLMGLKENVIIGHMIPAGTGMKKYRDIEVFKDLPGDLDWDLETEEEEEEVSELSEAAPVSTATLSRLVAEEDEDEDELEEEADDSDDEDDED, translated from the coding sequence ATGAGAAATTACAATAGTTTTGAATCGATTACGATCCGTTTGGCATCACCCGAGCGGATCAAAGAGTGGTCGTTTGGGGAAGTCAAAAAACCTGAAACGATCAACTACCGTACCCTAAAGCCGGAACGAGATGGTCTTTTCTGTGAAAAAATCTTCGGAACCACTAAGGATTGGGAATGTTACTGCGGTAAATTCAAATCCATTCGTTATAAGGGAGTGGTTTGCGACAAATGCGGGGTTGAGGTAACTCACTCCAAAGTGCGTCGTGAAAGAATGGGTCATATTGAACTTGCGGCTCCTGTTTCGCATATTTGGTATTACCGATCGGTTCCATCACGTATGGGACTCCTTCTTGATATGACCATCAACCAACTCAAAAGTGTTCTTTACTTTGAGAAGTATGTGATCATTGACCCAGCTGATTCCGGAAGGAACAGAGGGGAACTCATCGATGAAGATGAATACCATAATTATTTAGATGAATACGGTGATAAATTTATCGCTGGTATCGGTGGGGACGCCATCAAAGAACTTCTCGCACGTATTGATGTGGATGCAGAAGCTCGTGTGATCCGCCAAAAAATCCAAGATAAAAACAAAATCTCCGACAAACGTATTTTTAAACGCCTAGAAGTTTTGGAAGCTTTCCGGGATTCCGGAAACCGTCCTGAGTGGATGGTTCTGGATGTAGTTCCTGTGATTCCACCAGAACTTCGCCCGATGGTACAACTAGAGGGGGGACGTTTTGCAACGTCCGACCTTAATGATTTGTATCGCCGTGTGATCAACCGTAACAACCGACTCAAACGTCTTCTTGCTTTGAAAGCTCCTGAGATCATTGTTCGTAACGAAAAACGTATGTTACAAGAAGCAGTAGATGCTCTTTTTGATAACAGCCGTCGCAAACGAACTGTCAAAGGAAAAGGAAATCGACCACTGAAATCGATCTCCGATATGCTCAAAGGAAAACAAGGTCGGTTCCGCCAAAACCTACTCGGGAAACGGGTAGATTATTCTGGTCGTTCCGTAATTGTAGTTGGTCCTGAACTCAAATACCACCAAATGGGTCTTCCTAAGAAAATGGCTTTGGAACTTTTCAAACCATTCATTATGAAACGCCTTGTGGATTTGGAATTAGCACCAAACATCAAATCTGCGAAGAAAAAAATCGAAGCAGAAGACAAAGAAGTTTTTGATGTATTGGAAACTGTGGTGAAAGAACACCCAGTATTACTAAACCGTGCTCCAACACTTCACAGACTTGGGATCCAAGCATTTTTACCAGTCCTTGTAGAAGGAAAAGCAATCAAACTCCACCCACTCGTATGTCACGCGTTTAACGCCGACTTCGACGGGGACCAAATGGCAATTCACGTTCCGCTGGCTCCAAAAGCACAGTTGGAAACATGGATGCTTATGTTATCACCGCATAACATTTTGAATCCTGCGAACGGACAGCCAATATGTGGACCTACACAAGATATCGTTCTTGGAATTTATTACCTCACTTCTGAAGTGAAAGACGCGAAAGGAGAAGGTAAATTCTTCACGGGTCTCGAAGAAGTGATGTATGCGATTGAAACAAAAACAGTTGAAATTCGCTCTAAAATTTCCGTTTTACATGAAGGGAAAATCATCGAAACAACACCTGGAAGGCTTATCTTCAACCAAGTGATGCCAAAAGGTTATGTGTATATCAACAGAACCCTCGGTGATAAAGAAACGAACAAAATCATTGCAGACGTATACGAGAAGTTTGGACCAGGGATGACCGTTGTGATGCTTGATGAAATCAAACGACTTGGTTACCGTTACGCAACTGTATTTGCTCCTACGATCTCTATTGATGATATCCGAGTTTCTCCTCAAAAAGAGGGACTAGTCAATGATGCCAACAAAGAAGTTGAAAAAGCGGATATGGAGTATCGTAAAGGTATCATCACGAACGAAGAACGTCGTAAAAAAGTAATCGAGATATGGACGAAAACCAATGACCGGATTACAGACGGGATGTTTAAGGAATTGGAAAAAGACCAAGGTGGATTCAATCCCGTATTCGTCATGGCAGCATCCGGAGCTCGTGGTTCCAAACAACAGATCCGTCAGCTCGCTGGGATGCGGGGTCTTATGGCGAAACCGTCTGGGGAAATCATTGAGCTTGCGATTCGTTCCAACTTCCGGGAAGGTCTCGGGGTATTAGAATTTTTTATCTCTACACATGGTGCGAGAAAGGGTCTTGCGGACACGGCGTTAAAAACTGCCGATGCCGGTTACCTCACTCGTCGTTTAGTGGATATTTCACAAGACGTGATTGTTTCCGAAGATGATTGCGGAACAAAAGCAAACATCACTCTCGGAATCGTAAAAGAAGGGGAGAACGTAATTGTTTCTCTCGCGGACAGAGTGTTCGGTCGTTATACGGCTGAAGATTTAGTGGATCCAGTTTCTGAGAAAGTGGTTTTCCCGAAAGACACTCTCATCACAAGAGCTCTTGGACAACAAATTGAAAACCTTGGTTACGATAAAATCAAAGTAAGATCACCTCTTACTTGTAGGTCTCGCCACGGAATTTGTACAAAATGTTACGGTATGGACATGGCGCGCCTAGTTCCTGCTGAGATTGGGGAAGCAGTGGGAACCATTGCGGCTCAGTCCATCGGACAACCGGGAACACAGCTAACGATGAGAACCTTCCACGTGGGTGGTGCGGCATCTGCTACCATTTCAGAAAGAGAACATAAAGTTCCTTATCGCTCTATCGTAAAATCAATCAATGGTCGTCTAGTGACTAACGCAAATTCTGCAAAAGTATTTGCTCGTCGCGGAACCATCATCGTAAACAGGCTGATCCAAGAATTCAATACTGATTCACTTTCCAGTGTTCGTGTTGTGGATGGACAAAGATTAGAAAAAGGGGAAGTATTTGCGACCCAAGTTGGAGAATCGACAGAACAACGAATCACTTCAGACCAAGCGGGAACTGTTTCTCTTGTAGGAACCACTCTTCGAATCTTGGGTGATGACTTTGTGATTCCAGTAAAAATCGGAACCATCCTTCGTGCGGAAGAAGGTCAGATCGTAGAAGAAAACAAAGCACTCGCTGAGTTTGACCCTTTTAACGAAGTGGCAGTATCAGAAACCGCAGGAACCATCCAATGGGAAGATTTAGAAATTGGTAAAAACGTTCGTCGTGACGTGGATCCAAAAACTTCCAATATCATTTTGAAAGTTGTAGAACAAAAGAAAGACCGTCTTGTTCCGAAAGTCATTGTTGGATCTGATGGATACTCTGTCCCTGTGGACGCACTCCTCCAATTCCAAAATGGAGACAAGGTGAGAGAAGGGGATATCATTTTCAAAATCCCATCTATTGCAGAAAAAACTCGTGATATCACGGGTGGTCTTCCACGGGTAGATGAACTTTTCGAAGCTCGTCGTCCGAAAGATGCCTGCACACTGGCAGAAATTGACGGAAAGATCGAAGACAAAGGGGAAATCGTAAAAGAAAAACGAATTCTCTATATCATCCCAGAAACTGCAGAACAAGAAAAAGTAAAAGTAGCCATCCCTGTCGGAAAACAAATCCGTGTGCGCCAAGGTGACTTTGTGAAACGAGGTGACCAGTTGGATGAAGGAAACTTTGACCCGCATGATATCCTTGCAATCAAAGGACCAAATGCCCTTCACGAATATTTGGTTTCAGAGGTTCAGGAAGTTTACCGTCTGCAAGGGGTTCATATCAATGATAAACACATCGAAGTTGTGGTTCGCTCCATGCTTCGTAAGGTAATCATCACTGATAGTGGGGACACTTCGTTTGTGAACCAACAACAAGTGGATAAATTCCTCTTTGATGAAGAAAATGACCGAGTGGAAAAAGAAGGGGGATCTCCTGCACAAGGAACTCCAGTTCTATTGGGATTAACAAAAGCATCCCTCAACACAGAGTCTTATTTCTCTGCAGCTTCCTTCCAAGAAACTACTAAGGTTTTAACAGATGCGGCAATCAAAGGAAAAACAGACAACCTAATGGGTCTGAAAGAAAACGTAATCATTGGTCATATGATTCCTGCGGGAACAGGTATGAAAAAATACCGTGACATTGAAGTTTTCAAAGACCTTCCAGGAGATTTGGATTGGGATCTTGAAACCGAAGAAGAGGAAGAAGAAGTTTCGGAACTTTCCGAAGCGGCTCCTGTTTCTACTGCCACACTTTCCAGACTTGTTGCCGAAGAGGACGAGGATGAAGATGAGTTGGAAGAAGAAGCGGACGACTCCGATGATGAGGACGACGAGGATTAA
- the rpoB gene encoding DNA-directed RNA polymerase subunit beta, giving the protein MHTRMQIRNRVNFGKITDLNLLPNLIYVQKKSFDWFLQSEVKDPTKRLNQGLEAVFRESFPIESPNNDMVMEYGHYILGEPKRDPQECKDTDSSFAVPLKAVIRLIIKDTGEIREQVVYMGDLPVMTDHGTFIINGAERVVVSQLHRSPGIFFSYDQARDTFSARVIPYRGSWLEFEMDNKGILVAKIDRKKKFPATLLVKAMGMGTNEEVLRLFYGSSKMKIAGANPKDLKRLIGRRTIADIINMETGEVMLDAGSKINEDNISILREMKVKDVDVIEFPKGKDNPVLINCLEKDGVNDYEDAVKKFHTIMRPGEPSTIENAEAELKRLFFSPKTFDLGIVGRYKINSKFEFNNPKEFAKAEDRVLRKQDIIETVRYLVMLMSEAENYYPDDIDHLGNRRIRSVGELIANQLKLGFSRVERVIKERMTVQEPEQQTPQLLISIKPITAVINEFFGSSQLSQFMDQTNPLAELTHKRRLNALGPGGLSRDRAGFEVRDVHYSHYGRMCPIETPEGPNIGLILSMSSFARVNDYGFIETPYRLVKNGKVQKQVEYLTADKEEYHYMAQSNSTVDEKGEFTSKLISTRHRGDFPFRSPSEIQYMDLAPLQVVSVSTALIPFLEHDDANRALMGSNMQRQAVPLLTEEAPFVGTGMEARAAYDAGVCIVAKKDGVVSKVDATGVWIKEDQSKEIVHYPLIKFKKTNQGTCFNQKPNVSMLHTTTGGKVSKVSKERVELTAPNGEKETHELFHSEEVQYVAVVKEGQDLGIGAPVAGQIIKGEKYGEFGQILQKGTVLANGPSTDAGYLALGRNVLVAFMPWEGYNFEDAILISERIIKDDVFSSIHIEEFEIQARETKLGQEQITRDIPNLSDKAFRDLDESGVIRVGAEVKPGDILVGMVTPKGETDLTPEYKLLHSIFGEKAKEVRDSSLRMPNGFEGTVIDIKRYSRETGDELAAGVEEMVKVYVARKRKLLVGDKMAGRHGNKGVVARVMAQEDMPYMEDGTPVDIVLNPLGVPSRMNLGQIFETQLGFAAKKLGINFETPVFDGATEGDVHEFCKKAGLPENSKFQLYDGRTGEKFINQVFCGYIYMLKLAHLVDDKIHARSTGPYSLVTQQPLGGKAQFGGQRLGEMEVWALEAYGASHTLQELLTIKSDDMLGRARIYEAIVKGIHSIKPGIPESFNVLVQELRGLALDIIIKDSEGLEVDISDYEDEFSKNKKKIKFETIENV; this is encoded by the coding sequence ATGCATACCCGAATGCAAATTAGAAACCGGGTAAATTTCGGTAAAATTACCGACCTCAATTTACTTCCTAATCTTATCTACGTACAGAAAAAATCCTTTGATTGGTTTCTCCAGTCGGAAGTGAAAGATCCGACGAAACGTTTGAACCAAGGGTTGGAAGCGGTATTTCGCGAATCCTTTCCAATCGAATCGCCAAACAACGATATGGTCATGGAATATGGCCATTATATCTTGGGAGAGCCGAAACGCGATCCACAAGAGTGCAAAGACACTGATTCTTCCTTTGCTGTTCCCCTAAAAGCAGTCATTCGACTCATCATCAAAGATACCGGAGAGATTCGGGAACAAGTTGTCTACATGGGAGACCTTCCTGTAATGACAGACCACGGAACTTTCATCATCAATGGTGCGGAAAGGGTAGTGGTAAGCCAGCTCCATAGATCTCCTGGTATTTTCTTTTCTTACGACCAAGCGCGTGATACTTTCTCAGCTCGTGTGATTCCATACAGAGGTTCTTGGTTGGAATTCGAAATGGACAACAAAGGAATCCTTGTTGCCAAAATCGACCGTAAGAAAAAATTCCCAGCAACCCTTCTTGTCAAAGCAATGGGTATGGGAACCAACGAAGAAGTTCTTCGTCTCTTCTACGGATCTTCTAAGATGAAGATTGCTGGTGCCAATCCAAAAGACCTAAAACGTCTCATTGGTCGCCGAACCATCGCCGATATCATCAACATGGAAACGGGAGAGGTAATGCTCGACGCCGGATCCAAAATCAATGAGGACAATATCTCCATCCTTCGTGAAATGAAGGTAAAAGATGTGGATGTCATTGAATTTCCAAAAGGAAAAGACAACCCAGTTCTTATCAACTGCCTTGAAAAAGATGGTGTGAACGACTACGAAGATGCAGTGAAAAAGTTCCATACCATTATGCGTCCCGGCGAACCTTCTACGATTGAAAACGCTGAAGCAGAACTGAAACGCCTCTTTTTCTCTCCTAAAACTTTTGATTTGGGAATCGTTGGTCGTTACAAAATCAATAGTAAATTTGAATTTAACAATCCGAAAGAATTTGCAAAAGCAGAAGACAGAGTTTTAAGAAAACAAGACATCATAGAAACAGTTCGTTATCTTGTGATGCTCATGTCAGAAGCGGAAAACTACTATCCGGATGATATTGACCATTTAGGAAACAGAAGGATTCGTTCTGTTGGTGAGCTCATTGCAAACCAATTGAAACTTGGATTCTCTCGGGTAGAACGAGTGATCAAAGAAAGGATGACAGTACAAGAGCCGGAACAACAAACTCCGCAGCTTCTGATTTCCATCAAACCAATCACTGCTGTGATCAATGAGTTTTTTGGATCTTCGCAACTTTCTCAGTTTATGGACCAAACCAATCCTTTGGCAGAACTTACTCACAAACGTAGGTTAAACGCACTTGGGCCTGGGGGACTTTCTCGTGATAGAGCCGGTTTCGAAGTTCGTGACGTTCATTATTCTCACTATGGTCGTATGTGCCCGATTGAAACACCGGAAGGTCCAAACATTGGTCTCATTCTTTCCATGTCTAGTTTTGCAAGGGTGAACGATTATGGGTTCATTGAAACTCCATACCGCCTTGTAAAAAACGGAAAAGTCCAAAAACAAGTAGAGTATCTCACTGCAGACAAAGAAGAATACCACTATATGGCGCAGTCAAATTCGACTGTGGATGAGAAGGGAGAATTTACTTCTAAACTCATTTCCACTCGCCATAGAGGGGACTTTCCTTTCCGTAGCCCATCTGAGATCCAATATATGGATTTAGCTCCTTTACAAGTTGTGTCTGTATCCACAGCACTCATTCCATTCCTCGAACATGATGATGCGAACCGCGCACTTATGGGTTCGAACATGCAACGCCAAGCGGTTCCACTTCTCACAGAAGAAGCTCCTTTTGTCGGAACAGGTATGGAAGCTCGTGCGGCATATGACGCAGGAGTTTGTATTGTTGCGAAAAAAGATGGTGTGGTTTCCAAAGTGGATGCCACTGGTGTTTGGATCAAAGAAGACCAATCCAAAGAGATTGTTCATTACCCACTCATTAAATTCAAAAAAACCAACCAAGGAACTTGTTTTAACCAAAAACCAAACGTTTCTATGTTACACACAACGACTGGTGGTAAGGTAAGTAAGGTTTCTAAAGAACGTGTGGAGTTAACCGCTCCTAACGGCGAAAAAGAAACTCACGAACTGTTCCATTCGGAAGAAGTACAATACGTTGCGGTTGTGAAAGAAGGCCAAGACCTAGGAATTGGTGCTCCTGTTGCCGGACAAATCATCAAAGGTGAAAAATACGGTGAGTTTGGACAAATCCTACAAAAAGGAACTGTCCTTGCGAACGGCCCATCCACTGACGCTGGTTATTTGGCACTTGGACGTAACGTTCTTGTAGCATTTATGCCTTGGGAAGGTTACAACTTTGAGGACGCGATCTTAATTTCAGAACGAATCATCAAAGACGACGTTTTCTCTTCGATCCACATTGAAGAATTCGAAATCCAAGCTCGGGAAACCAAACTCGGACAAGAACAAATCACTCGTGACATTCCAAACCTTTCGGACAAAGCGTTCCGTGATTTGGATGAGTCAGGTGTGATCCGTGTGGGTGCCGAAGTGAAACCAGGTGACATCCTGGTTGGTATGGTGACTCCAAAAGGAGAAACCGACCTTACTCCTGAATACAAACTATTACACTCCATTTTTGGAGAGAAGGCAAAAGAAGTAAGAGATTCCTCTCTTCGTATGCCAAACGGTTTTGAAGGAACTGTGATCGATATCAAACGTTATTCCCGTGAAACAGGCGATGAACTCGCTGCTGGCGTGGAAGAAATGGTGAAAGTCTATGTGGCTCGTAAACGTAAACTCCTAGTGGGTGATAAGATGGCGGGTCGTCACGGAAACAAAGGGGTAGTTGCCCGTGTGATGGCACAAGAAGACATGCCATACATGGAAGATGGGACTCCAGTTGATATCGTGCTTAACCCACTCGGGGTTCCTTCTCGTATGAACCTCGGTCAGATTTTTGAAACACAACTTGGGTTTGCTGCCAAAAAACTAGGAATCAATTTTGAAACTCCTGTATTTGATGGGGCAACTGAAGGTGATGTTCATGAATTCTGCAAAAAAGCAGGATTACCGGAAAACAGCAAATTTCAGTTATACGACGGAAGAACGGGAGAAAAATTCATCAACCAAGTCTTCTGCGGATACATTTACATGTTGAAACTGGCTCACTTGGTGGATGACAAAATCCATGCAAGATCCACCGGACCTTACTCACTCGTTACGCAACAACCACTCGGTGGTAAGGCACAGTTCGGGGGACAAAGGTTAGGGGAGATGGAAGTTTGGGCTCTCGAAGCTTATGGTGCATCACACACCTTACAAGAGTTACTTACCATCAAGTCTGATGACATGTTAGGACGTGCAAGAATTTACGAAGCGATTGTGAAAGGAATCCACTCGATCAAACCGGGAATTCCAGAATCATTCAACGTTCTTGTGCAAGAACTCCGAGGACTCGCTCTTGATATCATCATCAAAGACTCCGAAGGATTGGAAGTGGATATCTCTGATTACGAAGATGAATTCTCGAAAAACAAAAAGAAAATCAAATTCGAGACCATTGAAAACGTTTAG
- the rplL gene encoding 50S ribosomal protein L7/L12, with amino-acid sequence MSVDALLEQIGSLTLVQAADLVKKMEDKFGISAAAPVAVAAVAGAGGGAAAAEEPATFNVILKAHGDKKIDVIKLVREITGLGLADAKTLVEAGGKSVKEGVSKDEAADIKKKLEGVGAQVEVAAAG; translated from the coding sequence ATGTCTGTTGACGCGCTATTAGAACAAATTGGAAGTCTTACACTGGTTCAGGCAGCTGATCTAGTGAAAAAGATGGAGGACAAATTCGGGATTTCTGCTGCTGCACCGGTTGCGGTAGCGGCTGTTGCGGGTGCAGGTGGTGGCGCAGCTGCTGCTGAAGAGCCTGCAACTTTCAATGTAATCTTGAAAGCACACGGTGACAAAAAGATCGACGTTATTAAACTCGTTCGCGAAATCACTGGTCTTGGATTGGCAGATGCGAAAACGCTTGTAGAAGCTGGTGGAAAATCAGTGAAAGAAGGCGTTTCTAAAGACGAAGCTGCTGATATTAAGAAAAAACTCGAAGGTGTTGGGGCTCAAGTAGAAGTTGCTGCTGCCGGTTAA
- the rplJ gene encoding 50S ribosomal protein L10, producing the protein MANPSKIEAVAELKTRLEKRPNFILASYSGLTVEDMSNLRAKLRKEGSEMKVIKNNLFLRALKESSEHKNNSIDFGDVYKGPLAAIFSLDALPAVAKVCKDFAKDKKELEIRTGYMDGEVLGKSGVEAIAGLPSKQELLAQVARGINAPATQIASGINQIMASLARAINAVAEKNGN; encoded by the coding sequence ATGGCAAATCCATCTAAAATCGAAGCAGTAGCAGAACTTAAAACTCGTTTGGAAAAACGACCTAACTTTATTTTAGCATCTTACAGCGGTTTAACTGTTGAAGATATGTCCAACCTTCGTGCGAAACTTCGCAAAGAAGGATCGGAGATGAAGGTAATTAAAAATAACCTTTTTCTCCGTGCTTTAAAAGAGTCTTCTGAACATAAAAACAACTCCATTGACTTTGGGGATGTTTACAAAGGCCCACTTGCAGCTATTTTCTCTCTGGATGCACTTCCAGCAGTAGCAAAAGTTTGTAAGGACTTTGCAAAAGATAAGAAGGAACTCGAAATCAGAACCGGCTATATGGACGGGGAAGTTTTGGGTAAATCTGGAGTAGAGGCGATTGCTGGACTTCCGTCCAAACAAGAACTTCTTGCGCAAGTGGCTCGTGGGATCAATGCTCCTGCAACGCAAATTGCTTCTGGAATCAATCAAATCATGGCATCATTGGCACGCGCCATCAATGCTGTAGCCGAGAAAAACGGCAATTAG
- the rplA gene encoding 50S ribosomal protein L1, with product MKRGKKYIQLKEKVDRTKVYTLGEAVGLAKATSFSKFDGTLEISTKINYKSLQNVRGTISLPHGTGKTIKVLVFCKGDKQNEAKEAGADFVGDMDLIEKVSGGWTDFDACVATPDMMKEVGKLGPVLGRKGLMPKPKAGTVTTDVSKAVKELKAGRIEYRPDKGGVVHLGVGKCSFSDDKLSDNINAVVAALMKDKPSDAKGDYLKSFSVAATMGIGVKVDVKELVNANI from the coding sequence ATGAAACGCGGCAAAAAATATATCCAACTCAAAGAGAAAGTCGATCGCACTAAGGTTTATACCCTTGGTGAAGCAGTCGGTTTGGCAAAAGCTACTAGTTTTTCCAAATTTGATGGAACTTTAGAGATTTCGACTAAAATCAATTATAAATCTCTTCAAAACGTAAGAGGGACAATCTCTCTTCCACACGGAACTGGAAAAACAATCAAGGTTTTGGTTTTCTGTAAAGGAGACAAACAAAACGAAGCGAAGGAAGCTGGTGCTGATTTCGTAGGTGATATGGATCTGATTGAAAAAGTTTCTGGTGGATGGACTGATTTTGATGCTTGTGTGGCAACACCTGACATGATGAAGGAAGTTGGTAAACTTGGTCCGGTTCTTGGTCGTAAAGGTCTTATGCCAAAACCAAAAGCAGGAACAGTAACCACTGATGTATCCAAAGCAGTGAAAGAACTGAAAGCGGGTCGAATTGAATACCGCCCTGACAAAGGGGGAGTGGTTCACTTAGGAGTGGGAAAATGTTCCTTCTCTGATGACAAACTTTCTGATAACATCAATGCTGTTGTTGCAGCTCTTATGAAAGACAAACCTTCCGATGCGAAGGGTGATTACCTAAAGTCTTTCTCAGTAGCAGCAACTATGGGAATCGGCGTAAAAGTCGATGTGAAAGAACTAGTAAACGCGAACATATAA
- the rplK gene encoding 50S ribosomal protein L11, producing the protein MAAKKVVKQIKLQVEAGKANPAPPVGPALGQAGLNIMEFCKQFNERSKNQMGLKLPVVITVYSDRSFTFVTKSPPAALLVMKALGVPGGSATPHTVKVGTIKRAQLEEIAKTKMEDLNANDMEAAIKIIAGTCRSMGVNVE; encoded by the coding sequence ATGGCTGCAAAGAAAGTAGTAAAACAAATTAAACTCCAAGTGGAGGCAGGGAAAGCAAACCCAGCTCCTCCAGTAGGTCCGGCACTTGGTCAGGCTGGACTCAATATTATGGAATTTTGTAAACAGTTCAATGAAAGATCAAAAAACCAAATGGGACTCAAACTCCCGGTGGTCATCACTGTTTATTCCGATAGAAGTTTTACATTCGTAACAAAATCCCCTCCAGCTGCTCTTCTTGTGATGAAGGCGCTTGGTGTGCCAGGCGGATCTGCCACACCTCACACTGTAAAAGTGGGAACAATCAAACGTGCTCAACTAGAAGAAATTGCAAAAACTAAGATGGAAGACCTAAATGCGAACGATATGGAAGCAGCAATCAAGATCATTGCTGGGACTTGTCGTTCCATGGGTGTAAACGTCGAGTAA
- the nusG gene encoding transcription termination/antitermination protein NusG produces MGDSLDKKWYVLQTYSGHENKVKTNIEKMVQQQKLEDQIFAVKIPSMEVAEMKNGKKKVTKKKLMPGYVLVEMNMTDDLRFKIQNLPSVSTFVGGKGKGPEPLSLDEIKNLFSDVGSVESEEVSRPRFLFKVGETLKIIDGPFANFTGLVDEIFPDKGRLRVRVEIFGRSTPVELDYLQVKSEQ; encoded by the coding sequence GTGGGCGATTCTTTAGATAAAAAATGGTATGTGCTTCAAACTTATTCCGGTCACGAGAATAAGGTGAAGACAAACATTGAAAAGATGGTCCAACAACAAAAGCTGGAAGACCAAATTTTCGCGGTAAAAATTCCTTCGATGGAAGTTGCCGAAATGAAAAACGGCAAGAAGAAGGTCACAAAGAAAAAACTCATGCCGGGTTACGTTCTCGTTGAGATGAACATGACCGATGACCTTCGATTTAAAATCCAGAACTTACCTTCTGTGTCTACCTTTGTAGGCGGAAAAGGAAAAGGTCCGGAGCCACTTTCACTCGATGAGATTAAAAACCTCTTTAGTGACGTGGGAAGTGTGGAATCGGAAGAAGTTTCGAGACCTCGTTTCCTATTCAAAGTGGGCGAAACATTGAAAATTATAGATGGTCCGTTTGCTAATTTCACAGGTCTTGTGGATGAAATCTTTCCTGATAAAGGAAGACTCCGCGTTCGTGTTGAAATTTTCGGAAGATCCACTCCAGTTGAGTTGGATTATCTCCAAGTAAAATCGGAACAATAG
- the secE gene encoding preprotein translocase subunit SecE, whose protein sequence is MKATSFIQECKAELEKVHWPTRQEVVSSTVVVLVTVFIFSLFLSASDFVFLKLLKWFWALGT, encoded by the coding sequence ATGAAAGCTACGAGTTTCATTCAGGAATGTAAAGCAGAACTTGAAAAAGTGCATTGGCCAACGCGCCAAGAGGTAGTCAGTTCTACCGTTGTAGTCCTAGTTACAGTATTTATCTTTTCCCTATTTTTATCAGCTTCGGACTTTGTATTTCTGAAACTGTTAAAGTGGTTCTGGGCATTAGGAACATAG